In the genome of Terribacillus sp. FSL K6-0262, one region contains:
- a CDS encoding GNAT family N-acetyltransferase has product MTATIREAKMADCGRIGEISTKSWRFAYQNILPADYLAAIRPEDRAARFEKVLASGSLMLVAEVDGRIVGFLSGGRSREDLHPDYAGEVYAIYLDPDQTQRGIGKMLIQSLEKQLAAEGIQGIFAWMLAGNDARYFYEALGGKKIAEGKLEIEGISYPEIAYGWKIADR; this is encoded by the coding sequence ATGACAGCAACCATACGTGAAGCGAAGATGGCTGATTGTGGAAGGATCGGGGAAATCAGTACAAAAAGCTGGCGATTTGCTTATCAAAATATCTTGCCGGCTGACTATTTGGCTGCCATTCGTCCGGAAGATAGAGCAGCGCGCTTTGAAAAAGTACTTGCATCCGGCTCCCTTATGCTGGTTGCGGAAGTGGACGGAAGGATTGTCGGATTCCTCAGCGGGGGAAGATCCCGGGAAGATTTGCATCCGGATTATGCCGGTGAAGTATATGCCATATATCTTGATCCCGATCAAACGCAGCGCGGAATCGGCAAGATGCTTATACAATCTTTGGAGAAGCAGCTTGCTGCTGAAGGGATTCAGGGGATATTTGCTTGGATGCTTGCCGGTAATGATGCCCGGTACTTCTATGAAGCCCTTGGCGGAAAGAAGATCGCCGAGGGAAAGCTTGAGATAGAAGGTATCTCTTATCCCGAAATTGCATATGGATGGAAAATAGCGGACAGATGA
- a CDS encoding histidine phosphatase family protein — MLTMMYLVRHAHTIYTPDERNRTLSEQGYADAKIVRKLLAAEQVDTYISSPYRRAWETIVTDPSAAALDERLRERQIAPAPVKDFQGAMDRLWSDEEYQFPGGESNMTARRRVVDALEDILAAHPGKRIAIGTHGNLMVLAMGHYDDGFDYAFWKQLPMPAIWKLTFDGRRYIQAESLRLKK; from the coding sequence ATGCTGACAATGATGTATCTTGTACGCCACGCACACACGATCTATACGCCGGATGAACGGAACCGGACATTATCCGAGCAAGGTTATGCAGACGCAAAGATAGTCCGGAAACTATTGGCAGCAGAACAGGTGGATACATATATCTCCAGCCCTTACCGGAGGGCATGGGAAACAATCGTAACTGATCCATCCGCTGCTGCTCTGGATGAGCGGCTCCGTGAAAGACAGATTGCGCCCGCTCCGGTAAAAGACTTCCAGGGAGCCATGGACCGTTTATGGTCTGATGAGGAGTACCAATTTCCTGGCGGTGAATCGAATATGACGGCAAGGCGGAGGGTTGTGGATGCATTGGAGGATATACTTGCTGCTCATCCCGGTAAACGGATTGCCATCGGGACGCATGGAAATCTGATGGTGCTTGCCATGGGCCATTACGATGATGGATTTGATTATGCCTTCTGGAAGCAGCTGCCGATGCCAGCCATCTGGAAACTCACCTTTGATGGCCGGCGATACATACAGGCAGAGTCCCTGCGCCTAAAAAAATAG
- a CDS encoding ring-cleaving dioxygenase, translated as MELHGIHHVSAITANAANNYDFYTRVMGMRLVKKTVNQDDPSMYHLFYADKLGSPGTDLTFFEIHRAGRTYIGNNSISLTSLRVASDEAIRYWAGRLQEYDIQTEEADLQGRKVLFFEDPEKQRLMLVSDERNEGEAPGVPWDGADVPAAFAIIGLGPVKLTVPELEPTERVLLELMGFRKKAEEQLADGTNLHIYEVGAGGTGAEVMVEVVPGLQRERPGRGSVHHVAFRVKDREELERAKKILYAAHLPNSGLIDRYYFQSLYFKEPNGILFELATDGPGFAADEDPDALGETLALPPFLEQQRDTIEARLTPLDTKRK; from the coding sequence ATGGAGCTTCACGGTATTCACCATGTGTCAGCCATAACAGCAAATGCGGCAAATAACTATGATTTTTATACAAGAGTGATGGGGATGCGCTTGGTCAAAAAGACTGTCAATCAAGACGACCCGTCCATGTATCATCTATTCTATGCTGACAAGCTTGGCAGTCCAGGAACGGATCTGACTTTTTTTGAGATTCACCGGGCGGGCAGGACATACATAGGCAACAATAGTATCTCCCTGACTTCCCTGCGTGTGGCATCGGATGAAGCAATCCGATATTGGGCCGGCAGATTGCAGGAATATGATATCCAGACCGAAGAGGCGGATCTGCAGGGCCGCAAAGTTCTCTTCTTTGAGGATCCGGAAAAGCAAAGGCTTATGCTTGTGTCCGATGAACGGAATGAAGGCGAAGCACCGGGCGTTCCCTGGGATGGAGCGGATGTACCGGCTGCGTTTGCCATTATCGGTCTTGGACCGGTGAAGCTGACTGTTCCCGAGCTTGAGCCGACAGAGCGTGTCTTACTGGAATTGATGGGATTCCGTAAAAAAGCAGAAGAGCAGCTTGCCGACGGGACCAACCTGCATATTTACGAAGTGGGGGCAGGCGGCACTGGAGCCGAGGTAATGGTAGAGGTCGTCCCTGGATTGCAGCGGGAGCGTCCTGGACGCGGAAGCGTGCATCATGTAGCTTTCCGGGTGAAAGACAGGGAAGAGCTGGAGCGCGCAAAGAAAATACTCTATGCTGCGCATCTGCCGAATTCGGGACTGATAGATAGATATTACTTTCAATCGCTTTATTTCAAGGAACCAAATGGTATTTTGTTCGAGCTTGCGACAGATGGTCCTGGCTTTGCTGCCGATGAAGATCCGGATGCATTGGGAGAGACTTTGGCACTGCCGCCGTTTCTCGAACAACAGCGGGATACGATTGAAGCGAGATTGACCCCGCTTGATACAAAAAGGAAATGA
- the ade gene encoding adenine deaminase, protein MGKRTKLFEAAKRLGEVALGKRPADLIIRDGVLVNVFTGELLEHTDVVISGDRIALVGKALPEHEGPETKVITANGRYLVPGLIDGHMHVESTMLSVTEFSKAALAKGTTTVFMDPHEIANVFGIKGVRYMHEEGQQLPLKVYTTFPSCVPATDDLEDAGASLSVADIQEGLSWENVQGLGEVMNFPGVVHGDGKMLGEIGETIKADKVVTGHFPSEDPYALQAYIAAGVTSDHETIAKEDALAKLRAGLHVQIREGSAWRDVKEVIKVITEYKVDTRNISLVTDDVYPETLITKGHMNHVVRRAIEEGLDPVTAIQLATINSARYFHMENDIGSISAGKFADLLLIEDLQQMEASIVIADGSIQFENGELQQAFPTYTYPEAVRSSVHLAGEMKADDFLYRTDRPDGEVRVNVVGAIEGSARTEKKTAVLQVKDGVIQIDKDQDIIHLSCIERHKGTGQISNVFVSGFQFQRGAVASTVAHDSHNLLVMGVDREDMAIAANRLAEIGGGLVAVLNGETLAELPMPIAGLMSDQPLETVAGQVGELVKAWEKLGCSITDPIMTFSLIALPVIPEIRVTNRGLADVTTFKLIDVIIAE, encoded by the coding sequence GTGGGAAAAAGAACAAAATTATTTGAAGCGGCAAAGCGTTTGGGTGAGGTTGCATTGGGAAAGCGTCCCGCTGATTTAATTATCCGAGATGGTGTGCTGGTCAACGTATTTACAGGAGAACTGCTGGAGCATACAGATGTCGTCATTTCAGGCGATCGGATAGCATTGGTCGGAAAAGCTTTGCCGGAGCATGAAGGACCGGAGACCAAAGTCATTACCGCAAATGGTCGCTATCTTGTACCAGGTCTGATCGATGGCCATATGCATGTGGAGAGCACGATGCTTTCGGTAACGGAATTTTCCAAGGCGGCTCTTGCCAAAGGGACAACGACTGTTTTCATGGATCCGCATGAGATTGCGAATGTATTCGGTATCAAAGGTGTACGCTATATGCATGAGGAAGGGCAGCAGCTGCCGCTGAAAGTATATACGACATTCCCATCCTGTGTGCCGGCAACCGATGATTTGGAGGATGCCGGAGCCAGTCTGAGTGTAGCCGATATACAGGAAGGGCTGAGCTGGGAAAATGTCCAAGGACTGGGTGAAGTGATGAATTTCCCTGGTGTGGTTCATGGGGATGGCAAGATGCTTGGCGAGATTGGCGAAACAATCAAAGCGGATAAGGTCGTAACGGGGCATTTCCCGTCAGAGGATCCTTACGCGCTGCAAGCATATATCGCCGCAGGTGTTACATCCGACCATGAAACGATTGCCAAGGAAGATGCATTGGCGAAACTGCGTGCCGGCCTTCATGTACAGATTCGAGAGGGGTCGGCATGGCGCGATGTGAAGGAAGTAATCAAAGTCATCACGGAATATAAAGTGGATACACGCAATATCTCCTTGGTGACAGATGATGTTTATCCAGAGACATTGATCACGAAGGGACATATGAATCATGTTGTCCGTCGGGCGATCGAGGAAGGGCTTGATCCAGTAACGGCGATTCAGCTGGCAACGATCAATTCTGCCCGGTATTTCCATATGGAAAATGATATCGGCAGTATCAGTGCCGGCAAATTTGCGGACTTGCTGCTGATCGAGGATTTGCAGCAGATGGAGGCTTCCATCGTCATTGCGGACGGCAGTATACAGTTCGAAAATGGTGAACTGCAGCAAGCATTCCCGACGTATACGTATCCGGAAGCTGTACGCAGCTCAGTGCACCTGGCCGGCGAAATGAAAGCCGATGATTTTCTTTATCGGACGGATCGTCCGGACGGGGAAGTCAGGGTGAATGTAGTAGGTGCGATCGAGGGAAGTGCACGGACAGAGAAGAAAACGGCTGTCCTGCAAGTCAAGGATGGAGTGATCCAGATCGATAAGGATCAGGATATCATCCATTTGTCTTGTATCGAACGGCATAAAGGAACCGGACAAATATCCAATGTCTTTGTCAGCGGCTTCCAGTTCCAGCGCGGAGCAGTTGCTTCGACTGTGGCGCATGACAGTCATAATTTGCTCGTGATGGGCGTCGACAGGGAAGATATGGCTATTGCTGCTAATCGGCTGGCGGAAATCGGCGGAGGTCTCGTGGCTGTTTTGAACGGTGAGACTTTGGCTGAATTGCCGATGCCGATTGCCGGATTGATGTCCGATCAGCCTTTGGAAACAGTTGCCGGACAAGTCGGGGAGCTGGTTAAAGCATGGGAGAAGCTGGGATGCAGCATAACGGATCCAATCATGACATTTTCATTGATAGCTCTGCCGGTGATCCCGGAAATCCGTGTGACGAACCGCGGCCTTGCCGATGTCACGACATTCAAGCTCATTGATGTGATCATAGCCGAATAG
- a CDS encoding Na+/H+ antiporter family protein, translating into MNAVVIAVLAVLILSLLRINVVFSLILGSLIGGLVGGLGIDGTLSAFTDGVGGGANVALSYAMLGGFAVAIASTGLPEAMVRGIISLSGKKDTAYAKKRTRALILILILIMACFSQNVIPVHIAFIPLLIPPLLKIMSELQIDRRLTATILTFGLVTPYMLLPAGYGQIFHDIIATNMTSSGLEVNPDQVTNAMMIPSLGMVVGLIIALFSYRKPRIYKDIDLPVPDEVKEENGTLKPAALIFSIAAIVAALAVQIWTDSMVFGALAGIIVLYITRTVKWKEADTILTNGMRLMAFIGFVMIAASGFSSVINATGEVESLVQDAAAAINGSQALGALLMLIVGLLVTMGIGSSFSTVPVIATIFVPLAIELGFSPMAIVALVGTAGALGDAGSPASDSTLGPTSGLNADGQHDHMWDTVVPTFLHYTLPVIVFGWIAAMIL; encoded by the coding sequence GTGAACGCAGTCGTTATAGCAGTTCTTGCAGTTTTGATCCTCAGCTTGCTGCGGATCAATGTCGTTTTTTCATTGATATTGGGCTCCCTCATCGGCGGTTTGGTCGGAGGGCTTGGAATAGATGGAACGCTCAGCGCGTTCACGGATGGAGTGGGAGGAGGAGCGAATGTTGCGCTTAGCTATGCGATGCTCGGCGGATTCGCTGTTGCGATTGCCAGCACAGGTCTGCCAGAAGCGATGGTGAGAGGGATCATTTCCCTCAGCGGGAAGAAGGACACAGCCTATGCTAAAAAGCGTACACGCGCACTCATCCTCATCTTGATTTTGATCATGGCTTGCTTTTCTCAGAATGTGATTCCAGTGCATATTGCTTTTATACCTTTATTGATTCCTCCGCTTTTGAAAATCATGTCTGAATTACAGATTGATCGACGTCTGACAGCGACGATCCTGACATTCGGTTTGGTTACACCGTATATGCTGCTGCCGGCAGGATACGGACAAATATTTCATGATATCATAGCAACGAATATGACGTCGAGCGGTTTGGAAGTCAATCCAGATCAAGTGACAAATGCGATGATGATACCGTCGCTTGGCATGGTCGTGGGTCTGATCATTGCTTTATTTTCTTATCGGAAGCCAAGAATATACAAGGACATTGATTTACCTGTCCCGGATGAAGTAAAAGAAGAAAATGGTACGTTGAAGCCTGCCGCCTTGATCTTTTCGATTGCTGCGATCGTTGCAGCATTGGCTGTACAGATCTGGACCGATTCGATGGTGTTCGGTGCGCTGGCTGGTATCATCGTGCTTTATATTACGAGAACAGTCAAATGGAAAGAAGCAGATACCATTCTTACCAACGGGATGCGTCTGATGGCCTTCATCGGATTCGTCATGATTGCAGCTTCCGGCTTCTCCAGTGTCATCAATGCCACCGGAGAGGTGGAGTCCCTTGTCCAGGATGCGGCGGCTGCCATTAATGGCAGTCAGGCACTGGGAGCTTTGCTGATGCTTATTGTCGGCTTGCTCGTGACGATGGGGATTGGGTCTTCATTCTCCACGGTACCAGTAATCGCGACGATTTTTGTTCCTTTGGCCATCGAACTGGGCTTCAGCCCGATGGCCATCGTCGCACTCGTCGGTACAGCAGGCGCCCTTGGCGATGCGGGATCGCCTGCCTCCGACTCCACACTCGGACCGACATCCGGCTTGAATGCGGACGGCCAGCATGACCATATGTGGGATACAGTCGTTCCGACATTCCTCCATTACACCTTGCCTGTCATCGTCTTTGGCTGGATTGCCGCGATGATCCTCTGA
- a CDS encoding amidase, with translation MTVKGKTVRELVTDIKNKEISPVEVASYYLEQTEKSNGDINAFVTMNENLIADAKEAEAAVMRGEKTGLLHGIPIGIKDLTPVKGMRTTFGSPAFKDNIADRDATIVTRLRQAGALIMGKTNTPEFGHKGTTDNLVFGATVNPWDHTKTAGGSSGGAAAAVAAGMVPLAEGSDGGGSIRIPASLCGVFGFKPTYGRIPMDNNLGNVFGSSSPFVNHGPLSNNPDDSALFLEAVQGPSTTDPFSLPLLDSQIGSSYLEEQAQGLRIAYTPDFGMYAVDPEVRQVVEATFDNWRALGMSVETVELDFDMDRRGFNGFFTSMWYASSAAGSAKLLESNPEWVSDSYRDMIEKGKALMASDYRAYERNRTTVWNRLQTVLQDYDLVLSPTLAVPAFDHHLLGPSVIDGQQVKEDADWMMTHAYNVTGLPAASLPAGLSQGRLPIGMQIAANRFEDARVLRTAKAYMDAYPLR, from the coding sequence ATGACAGTGAAAGGCAAAACAGTACGCGAACTAGTGACGGATATCAAGAATAAGGAAATCTCACCTGTTGAGGTGGCCTCCTATTATCTGGAGCAAACAGAGAAGTCCAATGGTGATATCAATGCTTTCGTCACGATGAATGAAAACTTGATTGCTGACGCCAAGGAAGCGGAAGCAGCAGTGATGCGCGGTGAAAAAACAGGATTGCTGCATGGTATACCGATCGGCATCAAGGACTTGACACCGGTGAAAGGGATGCGGACGACTTTCGGTTCGCCTGCTTTCAAGGACAATATTGCAGATCGGGATGCGACCATCGTCACGCGGCTCCGCCAAGCGGGTGCTCTGATCATGGGCAAGACGAATACGCCTGAATTCGGTCATAAAGGTACTACTGACAATCTTGTTTTCGGGGCGACCGTAAACCCTTGGGACCATACGAAAACCGCAGGCGGATCAAGCGGCGGTGCAGCTGCTGCAGTGGCTGCCGGCATGGTGCCGCTGGCAGAAGGAAGCGATGGCGGAGGCTCCATCCGCATTCCGGCCAGCCTATGCGGCGTTTTCGGCTTCAAGCCGACATATGGGCGGATCCCGATGGATAATAATCTGGGGAATGTCTTCGGATCCAGCTCCCCGTTCGTCAACCATGGACCGTTGTCGAACAATCCGGATGACAGTGCGCTATTCCTGGAAGCTGTACAGGGACCTTCCACGACCGATCCATTCAGCCTCCCGCTTTTGGACAGCCAAATCGGCTCTTCCTATCTGGAGGAACAGGCGCAGGGTCTTCGGATTGCTTATACACCGGATTTCGGAATGTATGCCGTCGATCCGGAAGTACGCCAGGTTGTGGAGGCGACATTTGATAACTGGCGCGCACTCGGCATGTCTGTGGAAACAGTGGAACTGGATTTCGATATGGATCGGCGCGGGTTCAATGGATTCTTCACAAGCATGTGGTATGCTTCATCGGCGGCTGGCAGCGCCAAGCTGCTTGAAAGCAATCCGGAATGGGTGTCCGATTCCTATCGCGATATGATCGAAAAGGGCAAAGCCTTGATGGCCTCTGATTATCGTGCTTATGAACGGAATCGTACGACGGTCTGGAACAGGCTGCAGACGGTGCTGCAGGATTATGATTTGGTATTGTCACCGACATTGGCAGTTCCAGCCTTCGACCATCACTTATTGGGACCTTCAGTCATAGACGGGCAGCAAGTGAAGGAAGATGCAGACTGGATGATGACACATGCTTATAATGTGACAGGTCTTCCGGCAGCATCACTTCCGGCCGGCCTTTCACAGGGAAGGCTGCCGATCGGTATGCAGATTGCCGCCAATCGCTTCGAGGACGCCCGTGTCCTTCGTACAGCCAAAGCTTATATGGATGCCTATCCATTACGTTGA
- a CDS encoding 5'-nucleotidase C-terminal domain-containing protein: protein MGKRAVSVFAIVALICSGIMPGFASVSQAAERIAAPILSEYAEGSSYDKAIELYNPTDEPIDLSQFELAGYFNGNTKATASFTLSGTLAPADTYVIVNPRASEALLAKADQTNGSVINFNGNDAVALQKDGAILDVVGEIGNDQDTAKDIGLIRSADVTEGSPAFVSEQWEETAKDAFETIGSHGQEPPADEPGEEPEPGEVQSIADIKSKTGETVTVEGIATADNGSIGGGKLSVYIQDDTAGINIYHADEAAFPEVKEGDLIRVTGEITNYRGLTEIAPEADGMTVISQDNELPLPKELTIGQLQAEETAEPAEGKLIRVSGYIKDIPESPAGGGYNIQFINENYESVTLRIMESAMDMSAVEEGKWYTVTGILSQYDSYQILPRKQEDMQAAQEQPEPPKAEGEYTAIVESVTDGDTIRLQEPVLGSDRVRFVNADTPETFHSVKNELDQNQMDHGKAASDYLKSKLSEGDEITVKVGEEPTDDYGRLLAQVITADGENLNLELVREGLAVTYFIAPIGNEGEYETYQRAVAEAKSQQKGIWRPDSPLEELPFEFRARYDGGGLDKYVGNSDTKQYVVPDQWESIPVDKRIFFWTEQDAIEAGYETAGEMQPPAQEDTLSVQLLGMNDLHGKIDQQYELDTDGDGTTDGTFGRMDYTAAAIKQREAENPNSLLVHAGDMIGGSSPVSALLQDEPTIEIMEAMGFDVGTIGNHELDEGTEELLRIVHGGEHPNGTPGYDGMDFPTLCANCVYKDSGETILPPYSIEEVDGEKIGFIGVNTTASLGMVMPEGIQDITITDEVEAVNKAAAELKEKGIKAIVVLSHMPAEQSGDGATGDAAEMANAVDDEVDIIFAAHNHAVVNAMVDDKLIVQASEYGKAFSDVDVEIDRETGDIVSKQAEIVWADQAVLTPDPTVGAILAGYAEEVAPIMDEVVGIAANTMTGGYAVKGEAGDNALGNLIADGMREAMDSDFAMMNGGGIRDDLLEGDITWGELFNIQPFNNTLMTFEIDGADLEEILNAQITSYGPDYSISGFTYTWNGETNQVMDIKLPDGSSIAEDKVYTLTVNNFMGTSQGDKYRPISELGRNPVMGPEDLEATVAFVRGFEMEPIAYEAEGRISEVSGDAPVDPPSGPEEPPADPEEPPADPDHPIADFVKGIIGTVWNWVKQLFWRW, encoded by the coding sequence ATGGGCAAAAGAGCAGTATCTGTTTTTGCAATAGTCGCACTTATCTGTTCCGGTATCATGCCGGGCTTCGCCTCTGTATCACAGGCGGCGGAGCGTATCGCGGCGCCGATTCTATCGGAGTATGCAGAAGGAAGCTCCTATGATAAGGCAATTGAGCTTTATAATCCGACAGATGAACCAATCGATCTCAGTCAATTCGAGCTGGCAGGATATTTCAATGGCAATACAAAAGCAACCGCTTCGTTTACCTTGTCGGGTACATTGGCGCCGGCTGATACATATGTCATTGTGAATCCGCGTGCAAGCGAAGCCCTGCTGGCCAAAGCGGATCAGACAAACGGGAGTGTCATCAATTTCAATGGGAATGATGCAGTAGCCCTGCAGAAGGATGGAGCGATCCTTGATGTCGTAGGTGAAATCGGAAACGATCAGGACACGGCCAAGGATATCGGCCTCATCCGGTCTGCTGACGTGACCGAGGGCAGCCCGGCCTTTGTTTCGGAGCAGTGGGAAGAGACAGCGAAGGATGCCTTTGAAACGATCGGATCCCATGGACAGGAGCCTCCTGCGGATGAGCCGGGGGAAGAGCCTGAACCAGGCGAAGTCCAGTCGATTGCCGATATAAAGAGCAAGACAGGAGAAACGGTGACTGTGGAAGGGATAGCAACCGCAGATAATGGAAGTATCGGCGGAGGCAAGCTATCTGTCTACATCCAAGATGACACAGCTGGAATCAATATCTATCATGCTGATGAAGCCGCCTTTCCGGAGGTGAAAGAAGGGGATCTTATCCGTGTGACAGGAGAAATCACTAATTATCGAGGTTTGACAGAGATTGCACCTGAAGCGGATGGTATGACTGTCATTTCCCAAGATAATGAGCTTCCCCTTCCAAAAGAGCTGACAATCGGTCAGCTCCAGGCTGAGGAAACAGCTGAACCGGCAGAAGGGAAGCTGATCCGGGTGTCCGGCTACATCAAAGATATCCCGGAAAGCCCAGCTGGCGGCGGTTACAATATCCAGTTCATCAACGAAAACTATGAATCTGTCACATTGCGGATCATGGAATCTGCCATGGACATGTCAGCTGTCGAAGAAGGAAAGTGGTATACCGTTACCGGCATCCTGAGTCAATACGACAGCTATCAAATCCTCCCTCGCAAACAAGAGGATATGCAGGCGGCACAGGAACAGCCGGAGCCTCCAAAGGCAGAGGGAGAGTACACGGCGATTGTGGAATCTGTAACGGATGGTGATACGATTCGCTTGCAGGAACCTGTTTTAGGCTCGGATCGGGTCCGCTTTGTAAATGCGGATACGCCAGAGACATTCCACAGTGTCAAAAATGAATTGGACCAAAACCAGATGGATCACGGCAAAGCAGCCTCTGACTATTTGAAATCCAAGCTGTCCGAAGGTGACGAAATCACAGTGAAAGTAGGAGAAGAGCCGACGGATGATTACGGTCGACTGCTGGCGCAGGTAATTACTGCCGATGGCGAAAATTTGAATCTTGAACTGGTGAGGGAAGGTTTGGCCGTTACTTACTTCATCGCACCGATTGGGAATGAGGGAGAGTACGAGACCTATCAGCGAGCAGTGGCAGAAGCAAAAAGTCAGCAAAAAGGAATCTGGAGGCCAGACTCTCCATTGGAGGAGCTGCCATTTGAATTCCGTGCTCGTTATGATGGCGGCGGACTGGATAAATATGTCGGGAATTCGGATACAAAGCAATATGTCGTTCCTGATCAGTGGGAGTCCATTCCGGTAGACAAGCGTATTTTCTTCTGGACAGAACAGGATGCAATCGAGGCGGGCTATGAAACCGCTGGTGAAATGCAGCCACCTGCCCAGGAAGATACCCTCTCTGTGCAGCTTCTGGGCATGAACGATCTTCACGGCAAGATCGATCAGCAATATGAATTGGATACAGACGGAGATGGCACGACAGATGGCACTTTCGGACGTATGGATTACACAGCGGCAGCCATTAAACAGCGGGAAGCTGAAAATCCGAATAGCTTGCTTGTGCATGCAGGGGACATGATTGGCGGCAGCTCTCCTGTTTCGGCATTGCTGCAGGATGAGCCTACAATCGAAATCATGGAAGCGATGGGCTTCGACGTGGGTACGATCGGCAATCATGAACTGGATGAAGGTACAGAGGAGCTGCTGCGTATCGTACATGGAGGGGAGCATCCGAACGGTACTCCGGGCTATGATGGAATGGACTTTCCGACATTATGTGCCAACTGCGTGTATAAAGACAGCGGCGAAACGATTTTGCCTCCTTACAGCATCGAGGAAGTCGATGGAGAGAAAATTGGTTTTATCGGTGTGAATACAACCGCATCGCTTGGGATGGTCATGCCGGAAGGAATTCAGGATATCACCATCACCGATGAGGTGGAAGCAGTCAATAAAGCAGCGGCTGAATTGAAGGAAAAAGGCATCAAGGCAATTGTCGTCCTGTCCCATATGCCAGCTGAGCAAAGCGGGGATGGCGCGACGGGTGATGCAGCGGAGATGGCCAATGCTGTGGATGATGAAGTGGATATCATCTTCGCTGCCCATAACCATGCTGTTGTGAATGCAATGGTGGATGATAAACTGATCGTTCAGGCATCGGAATACGGAAAAGCTTTTTCGGATGTGGATGTCGAAATCGATCGCGAGACAGGCGACATTGTTTCCAAGCAAGCAGAAATAGTCTGGGCAGATCAGGCAGTCCTTACGCCTGATCCGACAGTCGGGGCAATCTTGGCTGGATATGCCGAAGAAGTGGCACCAATCATGGATGAAGTCGTTGGTATCGCAGCCAATACCATGACTGGCGGTTATGCTGTAAAAGGAGAAGCAGGGGACAATGCCCTTGGGAATTTGATCGCTGATGGCATGAGGGAGGCAATGGATAGTGATTTTGCCATGATGAACGGCGGAGGGATCAGGGATGATTTGCTGGAAGGCGATATTACTTGGGGTGAACTCTTCAATATCCAGCCATTCAATAATACGCTCATGACATTCGAGATTGACGGGGCGGATCTGGAGGAAATCCTGAATGCGCAGATCACTTCCTATGGTCCTGATTACAGCATCAGCGGTTTTACGTATACATGGAATGGGGAAACCAATCAGGTTATGGATATCAAGCTTCCCGATGGTTCTTCGATTGCGGAGGATAAAGTATATACGCTGACTGTGAATAACTTCATGGGTACCTCGCAAGGAGATAAGTATCGCCCGATCAGTGAGCTGGGCCGCAACCCTGTCATGGGGCCGGAGGATTTGGAAGCAACCGTTGCATTTGTAAGGGGCTTCGAAATGGAGCCGATCGCTTATGAAGCAGAGGGACGCATTTCAGAAGTAAGCGGGGATGCACCAGTGGATCCTCCGTCCGGTCCCGAGGAGCCGCCGGCAGATCCGGAGGAACCACCAGCAGATCCGGATCATCCGATTGCAGATTTCGTAAAAGGTATCATCGGTACGGTATGGAATTGGGTGAAGCAGCTGTTCTGGCGCTGGTAA